From the Lysobacterales bacterium genome, one window contains:
- a CDS encoding DUF3224 domain-containing protein codes for MPHHAEGPFEVKMNPLPSDGGSEAVALGRMALDKRYRGDLEATSVGQMLALHGDEKGSAGYVAIERITGTLHGRDGSFAAQHFGLMDRGEKVLRIDLVPDSGRGELVGIRGHMDIRIESGGAHFYTLDYTLPADT; via the coding sequence ATGCCCCACCACGCCGAAGGCCCATTCGAAGTGAAGATGAACCCCTTGCCCTCGGATGGCGGCAGCGAGGCGGTGGCCCTGGGGCGGATGGCCTTGGACAAGCGCTATCGCGGCGATCTGGAGGCGACGAGTGTCGGGCAGATGCTGGCCTTGCACGGCGACGAGAAGGGCTCGGCCGGGTATGTCGCGATCGAGCGCATCACCGGCACGCTGCACGGGCGCGACGGCAGCTTTGCGGCCCAGCATTTCGGCCTGATGGACCGCGGCGAGAAAGTCCTGCGCATCGACCTCGTTCCCGATTCCGGCCGCGGCGAACTGGTCGGCATCCGCGGCCACATGGACATCCGGATCGAATCCGGCGGCGCACACTTCTACACGCTGGACTACACGCTGCCCGCGGACACCTGA
- a CDS encoding type II toxin-antitoxin system HicA family toxin codes for MKLPRNLDADDLIKALSRIGYVVVRQTGSHVRLHCSGPVHAITIPNHRPLRVGTLAAILQDVEIAFGMERATLVATLFD; via the coding sequence ATGAAGCTGCCGCGCAATCTCGATGCCGACGATTTGATCAAGGCGCTCTCTCGCATCGGCTACGTCGTCGTACGACAAACGGGAAGCCACGTCCGCTTGCACTGCAGCGGTCCCGTCCATGCCATCACGATACCAAACCATCGCCCGCTGAGGGTCGGCACCTTGGCGGCAATTCTCCAAGATGTCGAAATCGCGTTCGGAATGGAACGCGCGACCTTGGTCGCAACATTGTTCGATTGA
- a CDS encoding 2-oxoisovalerate dehydrogenase, translating into MSEIVFLIEDAPEGGFTARALGHSIFTDGDTLEALRSHVRDAVRCHFESDERPSVIRLHYVRDEVLAA; encoded by the coding sequence ATGAGCGAAATCGTTTTCCTGATCGAAGACGCACCCGAAGGTGGATTCACCGCCCGTGCACTGGGCCATTCCATCTTCACCGATGGCGACACGCTTGAGGCTTTGCGTAGCCATGTGCGCGATGCAGTTCGCTGTCATTTCGAATCGGACGAACGGCCGAGCGTCATTCGACTTCATTACGTGCGGGATGAAGTGCTGGCCGCATGA
- a CDS encoding homoserine O-acetyltransferase: MSATRTIDLPSPYVLRRGGQLVGARLAYETWGELAADRGNAVLILTGLSPGAHAASCAADPTPGWWEAMIGPGKAIDTSRHFVICVNSLGSCKGSTGAASIDPATGLPYRLNFPELTLEDIAASSRHVLDALGVTHLRALIGPSMGGMTTLAFAVMFPGFASNLVLISTAPHSLPFATAIRSVQREAIRRDPLWKDGNYSADAWPENGFRIARKLGMVTYRSPQEWRSRFGRKRMNAPDPRPFEREFEVEAYLDAHADRFVGSFDPNSYLYLSRAMDWFDLADHGGAVDIALAGTKAKRALVIGVTTDILFPIEQQREIAEGLRHAGAIVEYHALPSIQGHDSFLVDFERFAPPVGDFLNSL; encoded by the coding sequence ATGAGCGCTACCCGCACCATCGATCTGCCCTCGCCCTACGTCCTGCGCCGCGGCGGCCAACTGGTCGGCGCGCGTCTGGCCTACGAAACCTGGGGCGAACTCGCCGCCGATCGCGGCAATGCCGTGCTGATCCTGACTGGCCTGTCCCCAGGCGCGCACGCCGCGTCCTGCGCCGCCGATCCGACCCCGGGCTGGTGGGAGGCCATGATCGGTCCCGGCAAGGCCATCGATACCTCGCGCCATTTCGTGATCTGCGTGAATTCGCTCGGCAGCTGCAAGGGCTCGACCGGTGCGGCGTCGATCGACCCCGCCACCGGCCTGCCCTATCGACTGAACTTCCCGGAGCTGACGCTCGAAGACATCGCCGCGTCGTCCAGGCACGTGCTCGACGCGCTCGGGGTCACGCACCTGCGTGCACTGATCGGCCCGTCGATGGGCGGCATGACCACGCTCGCGTTCGCGGTGATGTTCCCGGGGTTCGCATCGAACCTGGTGCTGATCTCGACCGCGCCGCACTCGCTGCCGTTCGCGACCGCGATCCGCTCGGTGCAGCGCGAAGCCATTCGCCGCGATCCGCTCTGGAAAGACGGCAACTACAGCGCCGATGCCTGGCCCGAGAACGGGTTCCGCATCGCCCGCAAACTCGGCATGGTCACGTATCGTTCGCCGCAGGAATGGCGCAGCCGTTTCGGTCGCAAGCGCATGAACGCGCCGGACCCGCGCCCGTTCGAACGCGAATTCGAGGTCGAGGCCTATCTCGACGCGCACGCCGACCGCTTCGTCGGCAGCTTCGATCCGAACAGCTATCTCTATCTGTCGCGGGCGATGGACTGGTTCGATCTCGCCGATCACGGCGGCGCCGTCGACATCGCACTCGCGGGCACGAAAGCCAAGCGCGCGCTGGTCATCGGCGTCACCACCGACATCCTGTTCCCGATCGAGCAGCAGCGCGAAATCGCCGAAGGCCTGCGCCACGCCGGCGCCATCGTCGAATATCACGCGCTGCCGAGCATCCAGGGCCATGACTCGTTCCTGGTCGACTTCGAACGCTTCGCCCCGCCGGTCGGCGACTTCCTCAACTCGCTCTGA
- a CDS encoding SAM-dependent methyltransferase, which translates to MDGNSPEIVSRQHAPHARLEQVVQRHRDHVWRAPLHAPTESQFARWHKGVDVARPLVVDLGCGHGDSTLLLAEHHVEATVLGVDQSAHRLARLAPTGYAMHGRATLMRAEAATVLRLLAAAQTPIDVLYLLYPNPWPKPEHLQRRWHGHPVFPLLLANARRIVLRTNWRLYADEFAQAARLLGRVAEVRALADEVEVLTPFERKYRASGHVCHELLVAGA; encoded by the coding sequence ATGGACGGCAATTCACCCGAGATCGTCAGCCGGCAGCACGCGCCGCACGCGCGCCTCGAACAGGTCGTGCAGCGCCATCGCGACCACGTCTGGCGGGCGCCTCTGCACGCCCCGACCGAGTCGCAGTTCGCGCGTTGGCACAAGGGTGTTGATGTTGCCCGGCCGCTGGTCGTGGATCTCGGTTGCGGTCATGGCGACAGCACGCTGTTGCTGGCCGAACACCACGTCGAGGCGACCGTATTGGGCGTCGACCAGTCCGCGCATCGTCTGGCGCGGCTGGCGCCGACCGGTTACGCGATGCACGGTCGCGCAACCCTGATGCGCGCCGAGGCCGCCACCGTGCTGCGATTGCTGGCCGCCGCGCAGACGCCGATCGATGTCCTCTACCTGTTGTATCCGAACCCCTGGCCGAAGCCCGAACACCTGCAGCGACGCTGGCACGGGCATCCGGTGTTCCCGCTGCTGCTCGCGAACGCCCGCCGGATCGTGTTGCGGACGAACTGGCGCCTCTACGCGGACGAGTTCGCGCAGGCGGCGCGCCTGCTCGGCCGAGTTGCGGAGGTTCGGGCATTGGCGGACGAGGTCGAGGTGCTGACGCCGTTTGAACGCAAGTACCGAGCCTCCGGCCATGTCTGCCACGAGCTGCTCGTCGCCGGAGCCTGA
- a CDS encoding DUF418 domain-containing protein, with amino-acid sequence MTQELNAATDDASDQAVPVAAVELAPVAESQRIDVLDVLRGFALIGILMMNIEWFNRSIAVLTAPDLGLRDFDHAAGFLVKVFVEGKFYKLFSLLFGMGFAVMLLRAEEAGRPFIAWFARRAGVLLLIGLAHSVFLWTGDILHDYAIGAFLLLAVVWLRRGGVASAKLPVSIIAIAGSVHALVAMDNHVLIGYAVLAAVVAFALWLRGKDRWRFLRNPQWLLRIAIGMSLFPILMMSAAGIVEGVRRDPVDMQERFDKSEAKRAELTKAWPKREAEAMVEARKIAPGDFGDLDDGEDDKAEKADKAKKTEKGDKVEKQAKAKAEKDDEDKLPAENWFARRENRVKAEFWEQQAMTSKSYWVATKFRAGETLNGMGGAPFFALFLLLPIFMLGWWLVETGKMRNPEQHLLLFRTMAWVGWPFGLAFAMTSSILLYHPAWIEARGPDMVTGLLGWCGQVLLCAAYVASFVLLLRKRLFKRMLGWLAPLGRMALTNYLTHSLVFSTLFYGYGAGWFGHVPRFQQMGLVAAMIISQAIFSRIWLAYFNYGPMEWLWRSATYLKWQPLRRAAT; translated from the coding sequence ATGACGCAAGAATTGAACGCGGCGACCGATGACGCGAGTGATCAGGCCGTGCCTGTCGCTGCAGTGGAACTGGCACCAGTCGCCGAATCGCAGCGCATCGACGTGCTGGACGTGCTGCGCGGCTTCGCGCTGATCGGCATCCTGATGATGAACATCGAGTGGTTCAACCGCTCGATCGCGGTGCTCACCGCGCCCGACCTCGGGTTGCGCGACTTCGACCATGCCGCCGGATTCCTGGTCAAGGTGTTCGTCGAAGGCAAGTTCTACAAGCTGTTCTCGCTGCTGTTCGGCATGGGCTTCGCGGTGATGCTGCTGCGCGCCGAGGAAGCCGGACGGCCGTTCATCGCCTGGTTCGCTCGGCGTGCCGGCGTGCTGCTGTTGATCGGTCTGGCGCACAGCGTGTTCCTGTGGACCGGCGACATCCTGCATGACTATGCGATCGGCGCCTTCCTGTTGCTTGCCGTGGTCTGGCTGCGGCGCGGCGGCGTGGCCAGCGCGAAGCTGCCGGTCTCGATCATCGCCATTGCCGGCAGCGTGCATGCCCTCGTCGCGATGGATAACCATGTGCTCATCGGCTACGCCGTGCTGGCGGCGGTCGTCGCGTTCGCGTTGTGGCTGCGCGGCAAGGACCGCTGGCGTTTCCTGCGCAATCCGCAATGGTTGCTGCGCATCGCCATCGGCATGTCGCTGTTCCCGATCCTGATGATGTCGGCCGCCGGCATTGTCGAAGGCGTTCGCCGCGATCCGGTCGACATGCAGGAACGCTTCGACAAGAGCGAGGCCAAGCGTGCCGAGCTGACCAAGGCCTGGCCGAAACGCGAAGCCGAGGCAATGGTCGAGGCGCGCAAGATCGCGCCCGGTGATTTCGGCGACCTGGACGATGGCGAGGACGACAAGGCCGAGAAGGCCGACAAAGCCAAGAAGACCGAGAAGGGCGACAAGGTCGAGAAGCAGGCCAAGGCGAAAGCCGAGAAGGACGACGAAGACAAGTTGCCCGCGGAAAACTGGTTCGCGCGACGCGAGAACAGGGTCAAAGCCGAGTTCTGGGAGCAGCAGGCGATGACCAGCAAGAGCTATTGGGTCGCGACCAAGTTCCGCGCCGGCGAGACCCTGAACGGCATGGGCGGTGCGCCGTTCTTCGCGCTGTTCCTGCTGTTGCCGATCTTCATGCTCGGCTGGTGGCTGGTCGAGACCGGCAAAATGCGCAATCCGGAGCAGCATCTGCTGTTGTTCCGGACCATGGCCTGGGTCGGCTGGCCGTTCGGTCTGGCGTTCGCAATGACCTCGAGCATCCTGCTGTATCACCCGGCCTGGATCGAGGCGCGCGGGCCGGACATGGTGACGGGTCTGCTGGGCTGGTGCGGCCAGGTGCTGCTCTGTGCGGCCTATGTCGCGAGCTTTGTGCTGCTGCTGCGCAAGCGCTTGTTCAAGCGGATGCTGGGTTGGCTGGCGCCGCTCGGCCGCATGGCGCTGACCAACTACCTGACCCATTCGCTGGTGTTCTCGACCCTGTTCTATGGTTATGGCGCCGGCTGGTTCGGGCATGTGCCGCGCTTCCAGCAAATGGGTCTGGTGGCCGCGATGATCATCTCGCAGGCGATTTTCTCGCGGATCTGGCTCGCGTACTTCAACTACGGCCCGATGGAATGGCTATGGCGTTCCGCGACCTACCTGAAGTGGCAGCCGTTGCGTCGCGCAGCGACCTGA
- a CDS encoding two-component sensor histidine kinase, with product MRRALSLQTRLLWAASLALAAFLGVTGYALEQAFTKSALQSTRERLRSYVLSYIAGSDMNVRGTLILPEVPPDPEFERPQSGLYAGVTGPDYDWRSTSTLGRQIPFDIQLEPGRTQFDGPIETNIGGVYRYAQGVAWEIGGGKEVKMTFFVAQSETALKRQVNVFRRTLFFHLGSAAAVLLLVQVLMLRWSLRPLRQVANDLGRVERGERDSLPDRYPRELSPLTSSINDVINNEREQRTRYRNTLGDLAHSLKTPLAVIRGQLDATSAGDDTRTTIAEQVQRMDDLVAYQLARAAASGHATFSAPIEIEKHAEAIVTGLEKVYAARGILCEFEIDAQARFYGETGDLLELLGNLLENAFKWAKGRVVLQVVRLNPAGTRRPGLDICVDDDGPGIPDDKVETLLKRGVRGDERVQGHGIGLSIVQDIVKSYRGHLAVERSPELGGARFHVRFEATR from the coding sequence ATGCGTCGCGCCCTGTCCTTGCAGACGCGACTGCTGTGGGCGGCGAGCCTCGCGCTCGCCGCCTTCCTCGGCGTGACCGGCTACGCGCTGGAACAGGCGTTCACGAAAAGTGCCTTGCAGTCGACCCGCGAACGACTGCGCAGCTACGTGCTGTCCTACATCGCCGGCTCCGACATGAATGTGCGGGGCACGCTGATCTTGCCGGAAGTGCCGCCGGACCCCGAATTCGAACGCCCCCAGTCCGGTTTGTATGCCGGGGTCACCGGGCCGGACTACGACTGGCGATCGACCTCGACGCTGGGCCGGCAGATCCCGTTCGATATCCAGCTCGAACCCGGACGCACCCAGTTCGATGGCCCGATCGAGACCAATATCGGCGGCGTCTATCGCTATGCGCAAGGCGTGGCCTGGGAGATCGGTGGCGGCAAGGAGGTCAAGATGACCTTCTTCGTGGCGCAGTCGGAAACGGCGCTGAAGCGCCAGGTCAACGTCTTCCGGCGCACGCTGTTCTTCCACCTCGGCAGCGCCGCGGCGGTGCTGCTGCTGGTCCAGGTGTTGATGCTGCGCTGGAGCCTGCGTCCGCTGCGCCAGGTCGCCAATGATCTCGGCCGCGTTGAGCGCGGCGAACGCGACAGCCTGCCGGACCGTTACCCGCGCGAACTGTCGCCGCTGACGTCCAGCATCAATGACGTGATCAACAACGAACGCGAGCAACGCACGCGCTACCGCAATACGCTGGGCGATCTTGCGCACAGCTTGAAGACGCCGCTGGCGGTGATCCGCGGGCAGCTCGACGCGACCAGCGCCGGCGACGACACGCGCACGACCATCGCCGAGCAGGTGCAGCGCATGGATGATCTGGTGGCCTATCAGCTGGCCCGCGCCGCAGCCTCGGGCCATGCGACATTTTCGGCCCCGATCGAAATCGAGAAACATGCCGAGGCGATCGTCACCGGACTGGAGAAGGTCTACGCGGCGCGCGGGATCCTGTGCGAATTCGAGATCGATGCACAAGCCCGCTTCTACGGCGAAACCGGGGACCTGCTGGAGTTGCTCGGCAACCTGCTCGAAAATGCGTTCAAGTGGGCGAAGGGGCGCGTGGTCTTGCAGGTCGTGCGCCTGAACCCGGCCGGCACGCGCCGTCCCGGTCTCGACATCTGCGTCGACGACGACGGCCCCGGCATCCCCGATGACAAGGTCGAAACCCTGTTGAAGCGCGGCGTACGCGGCGACGAACGCGTCCAGGGCCATGGCATCGGCCTGTCGATCGTGCAGGACATCGTCAAGAGCTACCGCGGTCACCTTGCGGTCGAGCGCTCGCCGGAGCTCGGCGGCGCCCGCTTCCACGTCCGCTTCGAGGCGACGCGCTGA
- a CDS encoding response regulator transcription factor produces MRILLVEDEAPLRETLAARLKREGYAVDTACDGEEAMFLGKEVPFDVAIIDLGLPRMTGLELIQKLRGLGQKYPILILTARSSWQDKVEGLKTGADDYLVKPFHVEELLARINALMRRATGWSKPQLECGPVVLDTTAQTVTVAGSGVELTTYEYKVLEYLMLHAGELVSKADLTEHIYQQDFDRDSNVLEVFIGRLRRKLDPDNSLKPIETVRGRGYRFAIPRTN; encoded by the coding sequence ATGCGGATCCTGCTGGTCGAAGATGAAGCGCCCCTGCGCGAAACCCTGGCCGCCCGTCTCAAGCGCGAAGGTTATGCGGTCGACACCGCCTGCGATGGCGAGGAAGCGATGTTCCTCGGCAAGGAAGTGCCCTTCGACGTCGCCATCATCGACCTCGGCTTGCCGCGGATGACCGGCCTGGAGCTGATCCAGAAGCTGCGCGGCCTCGGCCAGAAATATCCGATCCTGATCCTGACCGCACGCTCGAGTTGGCAGGACAAGGTCGAGGGCCTGAAGACTGGCGCCGACGATTATCTGGTCAAGCCCTTCCACGTCGAGGAATTGCTGGCACGCATCAACGCCCTGATGCGTCGCGCGACCGGCTGGAGCAAGCCGCAGCTCGAATGCGGCCCGGTCGTGCTCGACACCACGGCCCAGACGGTGACGGTGGCCGGCAGCGGCGTCGAACTGACGACCTATGAATACAAGGTGCTCGAATACCTGATGCTGCATGCCGGCGAACTGGTGTCGAAGGCCGATCTGACCGAGCACATCTACCAGCAGGATTTCGACCGCGATTCGAACGTGCTGGAAGTGTTCATCGGTCGCCTGCGCCGCAAGCTCGATCCCGACAACAGCCTGAAGCCGATCGAAACCGTTCGCGGCCGCGGCTACCGTTTCGCGATTCCGCGCACGAACTGA
- a CDS encoding PepSY domain-containing protein, whose amino-acid sequence MTAIRSLLFVCLAAFAVMAARAEADQSPRATAAMESEPAPAATSPGPARSRYDREAYRPSEPVIVRPATPARYDARAQRVEALRNRYPMPREVSRDMHQAIEQAQRTHGGKVLSADRLRNEGRDVYRVKLLTPGGRVRVVQLTPIEPTAAPESREQQGEQ is encoded by the coding sequence ATGACTGCCATCCGTTCCCTTCTGTTCGTGTGCCTGGCCGCATTCGCGGTCATGGCGGCGCGTGCGGAAGCGGACCAGTCGCCGCGCGCGACCGCTGCGATGGAATCGGAGCCAGCCCCCGCGGCGACGTCACCGGGGCCGGCACGATCACGCTACGACCGCGAAGCCTATCGACCTTCCGAACCCGTCATCGTCCGCCCGGCGACGCCGGCGCGTTACGATGCCCGCGCACAGCGTGTCGAGGCCCTGCGCAACCGGTATCCGATGCCGCGTGAAGTCAGTCGGGACATGCACCAGGCCATCGAGCAGGCGCAACGCACGCATGGCGGCAAGGTGCTGTCGGCCGACCGCCTGCGCAACGAAGGCCGCGACGTCTACCGCGTCAAGCTGCTCACACCGGGCGGTCGCGTGCGCGTGGTGCAATTGACCCCCATCGAGCCCACGGCCGCGCCCGAATCGCGCGAACAACAAGGAGAACAGTGA